Genomic window (Verrucomicrobiaceae bacterium):
GTGGTGCCAACGGCATGGAAATCCCCTTTGCCCGCGTCGCAGAGGCCAAAGTCGGCAAAAGCTTCTCCTCCATCAAACGTGTCGATCGCCGCCGTGCCCTCAACATCAGCGCCGACGTCAACAAAAACACCACCAACCCCGCTGCGGTGCGTGAATCCATCACACCCTACCTCACGGAGCTCCTCGCTACCCATCCGCACATCCAGTGGAGCTTCGAAGGAGAGGCCCGTGCTGAGCGAGAAAGCAAAAGCGCCCTCCTCCTCTCCTCCGTCCTCGTCCTCTTCGCCCTCTACGCCCTCATCGCCATCCCGTTGAAGAGCTACTTACAGCCCATCATCGTGCTCGTCCTCATTCCTTTTGGTATCGTCGGTGCCGTGCTCGGCCACGTCTTCCATGGCAACATGCCCCTCAGCATCATGAGCCTCTGCGGCATCCTCGGAGTCTCCGGCGTCATCGTCAATGACACCCTCGTCCTCGTCGATCGCATCAATGAGCTGCGTGACGAAACGGGCGACATGAAGCACGCCGTCACCGAAGGCAGCGCCTCACGCTTCCGCGCCATCTTCCTCACGCAGATCACCACCTTCGTCGGCCTCGTTCCGCTGATTTTCAATATGGGGCCGCTCGTCGATCACTCACCGCCCATCATCAAAGGCATTCTTGAATGGATCTTCGGTGACAACCGTACTGCCCAAGCCACCAGTGCCCAGTTCCTCACGCCCATGTCTGTCGCCATGGGATACGGCAGCCTCACCGCCACCATCATCACCCTCTACCTCGTCCCCATGGCCTACCTCGTCCTGGAGGACATCCGCCAGCTCTTCCGCCGCGTCTTTCATCTGTTCACGCCTAGCCTCACACCGGCCACACTCTAACTTTTCTCTCTCCCACCATGCTCCTCTACCGCACCACCAACGGCATCTACCTCCAAAGCAGCAACTCTTGGCATCTCGTCCCCGCCACAGACTGGGACACGCTTTTTAACATGCCTGGACTCGCCGCGCATCTCACCCAGATCACTCAGAGCACACCCGCAGTGCCCGCGCCCGCCGCAGACAGCATCCTCGCCCCCATCGGCACGCAGGAAGTGTGGGCAGCAGGCGTCACCTACTTCCGCAGCCGCACCGCACGCATGGAGGAGAGCAAAGACGCCGGTGGCGGCAGCTTCTACGACCGCGTCTATGCCGCCGAGCGTCCAGAGATCTTCTTCAAAGCCACACCACAGCGCGTGGCACACCCAGGGCAGGCCATGCATCTCCGTGCCGACTCGAAATGGATGGTCCCAGAGCCCGAGCTCACCCTCGCCATCAACAGCTCCGGTCAGCTCATCGGCTCCACCATCGGCAATGACCTCTCCTGCCGCGACATCGAAGGAGAAAATCCCCTCTACCTCCCGCAGGCGAAGTGCTTCAAGCTCTGCGCCGCACTCGGTCCCGCCCTCCTCATCCACAGTGAGCCCCTCGCCTCCACCACACGCATTCACCTGCGCATCGAGCGAGCCAGCGCCACCGCCTTTGAGGGCGATACCACCCTCGCTCAGCTCAAGCGCACTCCCAGCGAGCTCGCAGGCTTTCTCTTCCGTGACAATACCTTCCCCACCGGCTCCTTCCTCATGACCGGCACCGGCATCGTCCCAGGGGATGACTTCACCCTCCGCAGCGCCGACATCGTCCACATCACCATCGACGGCATCGGCACCCTCAGCAATCCGATGGCCTGAGTGGAGCGGCCCAGCTGCTCACGCCAAGCAAAAGAACCACCGTGCGCCTCATCCATACCATCGCCCTTCTCGCCCTTGCGATCCCAGCAGTCGCTGCCGCAGCAGATGGCGTGGAATACTTTGAGACTCAGGTGCGCCCACTGCTCGTGAAGCACTGCTACGAATGCCACTCCATCGCAGCAGGGAAACA
Coding sequences:
- a CDS encoding fumarylacetoacetate hydrolase family protein, whose protein sequence is MLLYRTTNGIYLQSSNSWHLVPATDWDTLFNMPGLAAHLTQITQSTPAVPAPAADSILAPIGTQEVWAAGVTYFRSRTARMEESKDAGGGSFYDRVYAAERPEIFFKATPQRVAHPGQAMHLRADSKWMVPEPELTLAINSSGQLIGSTIGNDLSCRDIEGENPLYLPQAKCFKLCAALGPALLIHSEPLASTTRIHLRIERASATAFEGDTTLAQLKRTPSELAGFLFRDNTFPTGSFLMTGTGIVPGDDFTLRSADIVHITIDGIGTLSNPMA